A stretch of Suncus etruscus isolate mSunEtr1 chromosome 9, mSunEtr1.pri.cur, whole genome shotgun sequence DNA encodes these proteins:
- the ARL14EP gene encoding ARL14 effector protein, with translation MMDPCSVGVQLRTTNECHKTYYTRHTGFKTLQELSSNDMLLLQLRTGMTLSGNNTICFHHAKIYIDRFEDLQKSCCDPFNIHKKLAKKNLHVIDLDDATFLSAKFGRQLVPGWKLCPKCTQIINGNVDADSEDRQKRKPDSDGKTAKALRSLQFANPGKQTEFAPETGKREKRRLTKNSSAGSDRQVIPAKSKVYDSQGLLIFSGMDLCDCLDEDCLGCFYACPACGSNKCGAECRCDRKWLYEQIEIEGGEIIHNKHAG, from the exons ATGATGGATCCTTGTTCAGTTGGCGTCCAGTTGCGTACCACAAATGAATGTCATAAGACCTATTATACTCGTCACACGGGTTTCAAGACTTTGCAAGAATTATCATCAAATGATATGCTTTTACTTCAACTGAGAACGGGAATGACACTTTCTGGAAACAATACAATCTGCTTTCATCATGCAAAAATCTATATTGACAGATTTGAAGATCTACAGAAGTCCTGTTGTGACCCTTTTAACATTcacaaaaaattagcaaaaaaaaatttgcacGTGATTGACTTAGATGATGCCACTTTTTTGAGTGCAAAATTTGGAAGACAGCTTGTACCTGGATGGAAGCTTTGTCCAAAATGTACCCAGATAATCAATGGAAATGTGGATGCTGATTCTGAAGACCGGCAGAAAAGGAAACCTGATTCAGAT GGAAAAACTGCTAAAGCTTTGAGGTCCTTGCAGTTTGCAAACCCAGGCAAGCAGACTGAATTTGCTCCAGAAactggtaaaagagaaaaaagaaggctTACCAAAAACAGCTCTGCAGGTTCAGACAG ACAAGTGATCCCAGCCAAGAGCAAGGTGTATGATAGCCAGGGGCTCCTGATTTTCAGCGGAATGGACCTCTGTGACTGCCTGGATGAAGACTGCCTGGGGTGTTTCTATGCTTGTCCTGCCTGTGGATCCAATAAATGTGGAGCTGAGTGCCGCTGTGACCGCAAGTGGCTGTACGAGCAAATTGAAATCGAAGGAGGGGAAATCATTCATAATAAGCATGCTGGGTAA